The nucleotide window GCAGCTTGATGATCACGAACTCGGCGGGCTTGAGCGGGGCGAAGCCGACGACGATGTTGACGATCCCCTTGTCGATGTCGTTCTGTGTCGTCGTCTCCTTGTCGCACTTCACGAAGTACGCCTCGCGCGGCGTCTTGCCCTGGAAGGCCCCTTGCCTGAAGAGGCCCTGCATGAAGGCGCCCACGTTCAGGCGGATCTGCGCCCACAGCGGCTCGTCGTTCGGCTCGAACACGACCCACTTGAGGCCGCGGTAGAGCGTCTCCTCGATGAACAGCGCGGTGCGGCGGACCGGGATGTACTTGTACTCGTCGGCTGCTTGGTCCGCGCCCCTGAGGGTGCGGCTGCCCCACACCAGGCGTCCGTGCACGGGGAACGCCCGGAGGCAGTTGATGCCCAGGGGGTTGAGCTGCCCGTTCTCGGCGTCGGTCATCGGCACGGTGAGCTCGGGGACGCCGCCTAGCGTGGCGTCGAGCCCCGCCGGGGCCTTCCACACGCCGCGCTGCGTGTCGGTGCGGGCGAAGACGCCGGCCACGGCGCCGCTCGGGACGAAGGTGTCGACGGCGTAGTCCTGCTCCGGATCGGGCTGCTTGAGGCGCGGGAAGAAGACGGCGGCGTTCCGGGCCTCCACCCCGCTGATGCCCAGTGCGGAGAGGTTGGTCGCCGCCGCGGTGACGCTGGTCCAACCGGTGGGAGGGTCGACGATCAGCATCGCTCGTTCGTCGACGCACAGCTTCACGGCCTTCGAGAGCGTCCCGGTCGCGAGGTCGGTGTCGCGGTCGGGCGGCGGCAGGCACAGGAGGTTGAAGATGCCGCCGCTGGCCTCGAGCTTGAGCAGGGCGTAGATGCCCGTCTTCGCGTTCTCGTCCCCTTCGAACTCGGCGGCCGTCACGGCCGTGCCGTCTTTGCCGTCCTTGGCCCCGGCGGCCTTCGTGAACGGGTCCTGCCCCGGATCGGGCGCATCGCTGGGGGTCGGAGCGGCCGTCGGGATGGAGCCAGTGACCTTGAGGAGCCGCGAGCTGCTCGCGAGCACCTTGTCCACGCTGCGGGGAAGCGGCTTGTCCGCAGCCGAAGGGCCGACGTCGATGTTGAGGTGACGCTCCTCTTCGCCAGTGCCGCTGTCCCTGACGCGAAGGTTGTAGCGATCGGGGTCGCCCGGGACGGCCTCGATGAGCACCTGGAGGCCGTCGCCCCACTTGCCCTCGGACTTGGCCTCGAAGGTCGGCCAGTTCTGGAGGCCCTCCACCTTGGCCGCCTCCGCGCCGTTGTGTATCCGGACGATGACCGCCTGACCTCCGCCGTTGAGGAAGAAGTCGCGCACGGCGTAGCTCATGGTGCTCTGTGACCAGAGCCCGCCGAACTCCCGCTCGAAGTCCGCGAAGCCGTTGACGGTGACGGGCTCGTTGCTGAGACCGCGCCGCGCCATGCCGACGAAGGCGGTCACGGAGGTGGGAACGCCGATCAGGGTGCGAACGCCGCTCGGGATCTCCTCGACGTAGACGCCTGGGTAGCTGACTGTGGTC belongs to Trueperaceae bacterium and includes:
- a CDS encoding phage tail sheath C-terminal domain-containing protein, whose protein sequence is MPTTVSYPGVYVEEIPSGVRTLIGVPTSVTAFVGMARRGLSNEPVTVNGFADFEREFGGLWSQSTMSYAVRDFFLNGGGQAVIVRIHNGAEAAKVEGLQNWPTFEAKSEGKWGDGLQVLIEAVPGDPDRYNLRVRDSGTGEEERHLNIDVGPSAADKPLPRSVDKVLASSSRLLKVTGSIPTAAPTPSDAPDPGQDPFTKAAGAKDGKDGTAVTAAEFEGDENAKTGIYALLKLEASGGIFNLLCLPPPDRDTDLATGTLSKAVKLCVDERAMLIVDPPTGWTSVTAAATNLSALGISGVEARNAAVFFPRLKQPDPEQDYAVDTFVPSGAVAGVFARTDTQRGVWKAPAGLDATLGGVPELTVPMTDAENGQLNPLGINCLRAFPVHGRLVWGSRTLRGADQAADEYKYIPVRRTALFIEETLYRGLKWVVFEPNDEPLWAQIRLNVGAFMQGLFRQGAFQGKTPREAYFVKCDKETTTQNDIDKGIVNIVVGFAPLKPAEFVIIKLQQMAGQLET